Proteins encoded in a region of the Candidatus Poribacteria bacterium genome:
- a CDS encoding Stp1/IreP family PP2C-type Ser/Thr phosphatase: MQFVAKTDTGKLRERNEDLYYFDAQLQLFAITDGMGGHESGDIASRIALEIIQNWAQAQVSPHTDLGPMKRLEVLTELAEEANQQIYSASESSRKARGMGTTLIAGFVTFSYLTYVHVGDSRLYVLRDEKLTQITTDDSFVQKMVEKGEITVEESRTHEKRNIITKAIGLMPTVAVNADAYPLVPGDIVLACTDGLHDLIIDDREIAEIILAADDIETAGEELINKALDYGGTDNVTVLLVAVD, from the coding sequence ATGCAGTTTGTAGCAAAAACAGATACAGGTAAACTTCGTGAGCGAAACGAAGACCTATATTATTTTGATGCGCAGCTCCAGTTGTTTGCCATTACTGATGGTATGGGCGGGCATGAGAGCGGTGACATCGCAAGCCGTATTGCTCTCGAAATTATTCAGAATTGGGCACAAGCCCAAGTGTCTCCACACACCGATTTGGGCCCCATGAAAAGGCTTGAAGTTCTGACTGAACTTGCCGAGGAAGCAAATCAGCAGATCTATAGTGCTTCTGAAAGTAGTCGCAAAGCACGCGGCATGGGTACAACTCTTATCGCAGGCTTCGTTACGTTTAGTTACCTCACTTATGTTCACGTCGGTGATAGTCGGCTCTATGTTTTACGTGATGAAAAACTGACGCAGATAACGACAGACGACTCTTTCGTTCAAAAAATGGTCGAAAAGGGCGAAATAACAGTGGAGGAGAGTCGTACGCATGAAAAACGAAATATTATTACAAAAGCCATCGGTTTGATGCCAACCGTCGCCGTCAATGCCGATGCTTATCCACTTGTCCCGGGGGACATTGTTCTCGCTTGTACCGACGGCTTACATGACTTAATTATCGATGACCGCGAGATTGCTGAAATTATCTTGGCTGCCGATGATATTGAGACGGCAGGCGAGGAACTCATCAACAAGGCACTCGATTATGGTGGCACCGATAATGTCACGGTTCTTCTCGTTGCTGTCGATTAA
- the yacG gene encoding DNA gyrase inhibitor YacG, with amino-acid sequence MQHTCGICGAVYDFIWKEGTPLPKNFPFCSARCKAADLSKWLNEEYAIRTPLPDMILSDTERELLVELGADIDDDTD; translated from the coding sequence GTGCAACATACATGCGGTATATGCGGAGCAGTCTACGATTTTATCTGGAAAGAGGGAACCCCTTTACCGAAAAATTTCCCTTTCTGTAGTGCGCGATGTAAGGCAGCAGATTTGTCAAAATGGCTAAACGAGGAATACGCCATTCGTACTCCGTTGCCGGACATGATATTGTCAGATACCGAGCGAGAGCTCCTTGTTGAACTCGGAGCAGACATTGATGACGACACAGACTAA
- the yqeK gene encoding bis(5'-nucleosyl)-tetraphosphatase (symmetrical) YqeK has product MDCTLAELRAHPKSVEIQEYLSDKLSEKRFQHVLSVQEMTIDLARVHGANVWHANLAALLHDSAKWMSPKELYSEVKRYEIHLDPIEKSNSSLLHPFIGVKLAIEKFAVTELEILEAIRNHTTGSPSMGLLSQVLYVADFAEPTRTHKEADTARELAYTALKRAVHYVARSKIAHLLEKGVLIHPNTLHTYNSTLESREIEE; this is encoded by the coding sequence ATGGATTGTACATTAGCAGAACTCCGGGCACACCCAAAGTCAGTTGAAATTCAAGAGTATCTTTCAGACAAGCTGAGCGAGAAACGTTTCCAGCATGTTCTCTCTGTACAAGAAATGACAATTGACCTCGCACGTGTTCACGGCGCAAATGTCTGGCATGCCAACCTTGCTGCGCTTTTACACGACAGCGCAAAATGGATGAGTCCTAAAGAATTATACAGCGAAGTCAAACGCTATGAAATTCATCTCGATCCAATTGAAAAGTCAAATTCATCGCTTCTGCATCCATTCATCGGTGTAAAACTCGCAATTGAAAAGTTTGCTGTAACTGAACTTGAGATACTTGAAGCCATTCGGAATCATACAACAGGCAGCCCATCAATGGGGCTTCTCTCACAGGTCCTATACGTCGCGGACTTTGCAGAACCGACACGGACCCACAAAGAGGCAGATACGGCGAGGGAACTGGCTTATACAGCATTGAAGCGGGCGGTACATTACGTAGCGCGTTCAAAGATTGCGCATCTTCTGGAGAAAGGGGTGCTGATTCACCCGAATACACTTCACACCTACAACAGCACGTTAGAGAGTCGTGAGATTGAAGAATAA
- a CDS encoding SIS domain-containing protein: MSTSHLRYLHVAQDVLKQIEATQTDAIAQASEMCAETIAEDGLVYLFGSGHSRMPVEEIFPRYGSFPGFFPIVELAVTFHNQVVGCNGQRQALFLENVSGYAEVILRNFTFGPHDCMMVFSNSGTNILPIEMAMGAKARDLPLIAVTSIAHSRSSTSKHASGKRLFEIADLTIDNCNPPGDAVVDIPNLAYPVGPTSSIGTLSIVNAIKCRVAELLTERGKPPVVLTGAHFLSPEESAKQIERAYDDYKARVQGS, from the coding sequence ATGAGTACTTCCCATCTACGTTATCTACACGTTGCACAAGACGTTCTAAAACAGATTGAGGCGACGCAAACCGACGCAATCGCACAAGCCTCTGAGATGTGCGCAGAGACAATAGCAGAAGACGGTCTCGTCTATCTATTCGGATCGGGGCATTCGCGTATGCCGGTCGAAGAAATTTTCCCACGTTACGGCAGCTTCCCGGGTTTCTTTCCTATCGTTGAATTGGCGGTTACGTTCCACAACCAGGTTGTCGGTTGCAACGGGCAGCGCCAAGCCTTATTTTTGGAAAACGTTTCAGGGTACGCAGAGGTGATCTTACGCAACTTCACCTTCGGTCCGCACGACTGCATGATGGTGTTCTCCAATTCTGGCACAAATATCCTTCCCATCGAAATGGCAATGGGAGCGAAAGCGCGGGACTTACCTCTTATAGCAGTGACTTCCATCGCACACAGCCGTTCATCGACATCGAAACACGCCTCTGGCAAACGCCTGTTTGAAATTGCAGACCTGACGATTGACAACTGCAACCCACCGGGTGATGCCGTCGTGGACATCCCAAATCTGGCGTATCCAGTCGGTCCCACATCCAGCATTGGGACGCTCTCGATCGTCAATGCAATTAAATGCCGAGTCGCTGAACTTTTGACAGAACGTGGAAAACCGCCAGTTGTACTGACCGGTGCCCATTTCCTCAGTCCCGAAGAATCAGCGAAGCAGATTGAGAGGGCTTATGACGATTATAAGGCTCGTGTACAGGGAAGTTAG
- the nadD gene encoding nicotinate-nucleotide adenylyltransferase produces MDIPTPKTTTNRIAVMGGTFNPIHYAHLISAEQVRTGLGYDKILFIPSARPPHKVADGDIIEPEHRYQMVLSAIAENPHFEVSRIELERAGPSYTIETLKVLKKRYGETTELAWIIGADSLIEYKVWRDFDEVLAQCVMIATTRPSYDLNRVPLEIRKRVTTFPITGVDISATVIRERIREGLSIRYLVPEDVQAYIHRYQLYQ; encoded by the coding sequence ATGGACATTCCGACACCAAAAACGACCACCAATAGAATCGCTGTGATGGGTGGAACATTCAACCCGATTCACTATGCACATCTGATCAGTGCCGAACAGGTTCGGACAGGATTAGGCTACGACAAGATCCTGTTCATCCCTTCTGCCAGACCACCACACAAAGTAGCAGATGGTGACATTATTGAACCGGAACATCGGTACCAGATGGTCCTCTCGGCAATCGCGGAGAATCCACATTTTGAGGTGTCACGAATTGAATTGGAACGAGCCGGTCCGTCGTACACGATTGAGACGCTGAAAGTGCTTAAAAAACGCTATGGGGAAACCACCGAACTCGCATGGATTATTGGGGCAGATTCGCTCATTGAGTATAAAGTCTGGAGAGACTTTGACGAGGTGTTGGCACAATGTGTTATGATCGCCACAACACGTCCGAGTTACGATCTGAATCGTGTTCCATTAGAAATCAGGAAAAGAGTTACGACCTTTCCAATAACAGGGGTTGATATATCCGCTACGGTTATTCGGGAACGGATTCGGGAGGGGCTTTCAATCCGGTATCTTGTGCCAGAAGATGTTCAAGCCTATATTCATCGGTATCAGTTGTATCAATAA
- the rsfS gene encoding ribosome silencing factor codes for MENEKNTLDMVKAAAAAAMSRRAQDGIILDLRELDGFTDFFAIFSGVSDIQIEGISQAVLEELETKWEQRPWHQEGERKADWILLDYVDFVVHVFLAERRAYYNLERLWAEAGRIDLPELTIPSHQETWEKEIDPDGALVFGEHEEDTPEA; via the coding sequence ATGGAAAATGAAAAGAACACGTTAGATATGGTAAAAGCCGCTGCAGCTGCAGCGATGAGTCGCCGCGCACAAGACGGAATTATCCTTGATCTCCGTGAACTCGATGGTTTCACAGACTTTTTCGCAATCTTCAGCGGTGTCTCGGATATACAGATAGAAGGTATCTCACAGGCAGTTCTTGAAGAACTTGAAACTAAGTGGGAACAGCGACCTTGGCATCAGGAGGGTGAGCGCAAAGCAGATTGGATTTTATTAGACTATGTTGATTTCGTTGTGCATGTCTTTCTTGCCGAGAGGCGTGCCTACTATAATCTTGAACGCTTATGGGCTGAAGCTGGCAGGATTGACTTGCCAGAATTAACGATACCCTCACATCAAGAGACATGGGAGAAAGAGATAGACCCAGATGGCGCATTGGTTTTTGGTGAACATGAGGAGGACACGCCAGAGGCATAG